The Sphaerochaeta globosa str. Buddy region GTGGCAATATGAGGGTTTGAAATGAGTAAAGCGGTTCGGATCAATGTACTGGTCATCACGGTTGTGGTGACATTGTTTGTATTCTTAGGACTGTGGTTCATGCGTCCCGGTGTACCCAATGAAATCCTGGAACAAGCTAGGCAGCGCCAGACCGTACCCTTGATGGAAGTCCAGCCTCCCGTTAAGAAGCCTGCTGTGCAAGAGGTTTCTAACACCCAAGCGTTGGCTAAGGAACTGCTTCCCACCCTCAAGCAGGAACTCGAAGGTTCCTTGACTGCTTCCATTCGTTCCCAGCTCCTGTCCGACCAAGCTTTGGTCGATCAATTGTCAAAGTCAGTGGAAGGTTTGCTTACTGCTAGTCTGCAAACACAGCTTGAAGCTTCACTCTCCTCTTTCCGTCTGGAAATGCAAAGCGCAACGATGTCTGAATTGCAGGCTCTCAATGATCGTTTGCAAACAGAAGCGATTGCCTATGGGTCTAAAATCCAATCCGATGTATCCCAACAACTTGGTACTAACAAGGCTGAATTGCTGGGCCTGTTGCCGCAACTCGTCGATGCCAAGATTCCTCAGGTGGTCGAGCAGGTCGTCGCCCAGTTGGAAGCAAACAAGGACAGCTATCTGGCAATAATGCGGGAGAGCCTAACTCCTTCCTTGCAGGAAGCAGATTTGCTCGCTCTTTACGACTCATATCGGGATCAGATTGTTCTAGATTTGGTGCCACAGTTGCTTGATGGTATTGAAGAGACTGTCAAGACGGAAGTAGATGCCTATGTCTCAGCCATGCCCTTGGTTCGGGTTCCGGCTGCTCCCACCGTAAGTAGTCCATCGGTGAAAGTGGTTGCTGAACCTGAACCTATGCCTATAGAAGTAGTTGTAGCCCAACCTTCTGTGATACAAGCAGAACCTGTTGAACCTGTAGCAGTCCCGGCTCAGCCCATGGTTGTCCAGCCAAAGACAGAGCCTGTCGCAGTTACCGCTCTGCCGGTAGCCGAACCCACATCACCCCTTGCTCCAATGGTTCCCAAGACTATCCAGCCGGTTGTCAAAGTGGAGGCTCCTCCGGTTCCCAAACAAGGTCAACCGGTTATCACCGTTCCGACCTTTGAGGAAAAGACAACCGTGGTTTTCTTGGAGCCTGAGGAATACGAACTCAAACGTCAGGAAATAAGGACCAAGGCTATTGAGGACGTCCTGAAGCGGATTGCTCCCTGACGTCGGGATACGTCCGAATCTCCCCCTCTACGGTCCTGAAGGACCAAAGCCCGCAGCCGGACTGTTCAGAAAGGTATCCTTGCATCAAGGGTACCTTTCCTCCTCCTTGGGGCAAGTCGATGGCATACAGCGGCATGGCCAGGCCGCTGAGGCGCTTTCTGAGCTCCGCCTCGATCGCCAAGCCCTCTTTGAGTGGTACGCGAAAGTGTGCAGTTCCCGATACCAGATCGCCCTGGAAAAGATAATACGGCTTGATGCGGTTGAATACCAAGGTATTGCAGAGTTCTTCGAGGACACAGACGTCGTCATTCACCCCTTTAAGAAGAACGGTTTGGTTCATGGCCGGAATACCTGCATCCACAAACATACGTACCGCTTGAATTGCTTGCTCCGTCAACTCCCGTCGGTGGTTGAATTGGGTCATCAGATAAAAAGGTGCGGTGTTGAATTGCTTGAGCATGGCGATCAAGTCGGCATCGATGCGCATAGGATAGGAGGCAGGCATTCTGGAGCAAAGGCGGATTACCAAATCCGGCCGCTTGTCCCGAAATGTTTGTATCATCGCTTCGAGGGCTTTGGTGGATAGGGTGAATACATCACCGCCGGTGAACAGGATTTCTTTGACTGCTGGATGCACGGCAACATATTCTGCCGCTTTCTCAATCTGTTCCTTGGAAGCAGGTCCTTGGAAGGTTCCTGTAAAGCGCCTTCGGAAACAGTGTCGGCAATAGAGGGGGCAGACATCAGTGGTCAAAAAGGCGACTCTGCTCTGATAGCGGTGTATGAGGCGCTCGGTGACGCTGTAGTTGACCTCGCATAACGGGTCGAGTTGCTCCTCATCAAGAATCCGCTGTTCCTGCCACCTCGGAACAACTTGACGGCGTATGGGATCGTCGGGGTCGTTCGGATCGATGAGATTCAGAAAGTACATGGGAATTTTCAAGGGTAGGGTGTTTGTAAGATCCGCGTCAAACAACCATTCATCCTCGGCGAGCGCAAGGTATTGGCCCAGCGTTTCTTTGGATGTGATGATGGTTGATTGTTGTTGTGTAAGCATGAGGATTGTGTACCCTAAAGTCTGAATTTCGTCCAGTACATGGTGCAATCCTTATCGCATTGTCTCGGTTTCATGGTACACTAAGACCAACTGCACGTACAAAGGAGTAGTTGTATGGCCAAACAGCAAAAAAAGGGTCTGAAGGGGTATTATCTGACCACCTTCCTTATCGGGCTTGGATTCTTCACCATGGGACTTATGGACCCTTTGTATGACACGTACGTGCCGATTTTTTTGGCACGATTCGTTGAATCCAAAGCTTTGATCGGCTCCATCATGACCTTTGACAATATGCTGGCCATTTTTCTGATTCCCGTATTCAGCGCCATCAGCGATCGGACGCATACAAGAATCGGTCGGAGAATGCCGTTCATCGTCATTTGCCTGCCGGTAACCGCCGTAGCATTCGGCCTTATTCCTTTCTCGGCTCTCACGAGCCTGTGGTTGCTTATCCTGTTGGTCTTTGTGCTCAACCTGTTCAAACAGGCAGTCAGGGGCCCCGTCGTCGCCCTGATGCCCGATATGATTCCTGGAAACCTTCGCAGTGAAGCAAACGGGGTGATCAATACCATGGGTGGCATCGCTACCATTGTGGGTACCGTGGGGCTTGCCCGTCTGATGGACATCCCGATCAATCTGCCCGGGTACGGTCCAACCAAGGAAATCCTTGCGTTCCCCATCTCTTCGGTGTTGGTTGTATTTGCAGTCATTCTGCTTTTCTTCTTTGTGAAAGAGAAGAAGGCGATCGAGCATGGAGCAAGTGAGAAGAAGGAGCCGATTCTTGCTTCCCTGAAGGTGATCTTCGGCGAGCAGGATAAGAGTGCGCTCTTCATCCTATTCTCCTTGCTTTTCTGGTTTATCGGGTATCAGGGGATATTGCCGTTCGTCGGCCTGTACTCAAAGGATATTCTTCAGACCAGCAGCGGCACAGCAAGCCTGGCTGCCGGTATGGTCGGCATTGCCTATGCAATCTTTGCCATTCCTTCGGGAATCGTAGCCCATCGCATCGGACGAAAGAAAACCATTCGCATCTCCCTTGCCGTTTTGGTGGTACTCCTGGCGGGAATTTTCTTCCATGACCCGCTTACTTCGCACCTCAGTGCAGCGCTGCGCCAATATACCTTCTGGGCTTTGCTGTTCTGCTTCGGCATTTTCTGGGTATCGGTAGTGACCAACAGCTTCCCCATGCTTTGGCAGATGTCAACCTACCAAACCGTCGGTATTTACACGGGACTGTACTACTTCTTCAGCCAGCTTGCTTCGATCATTTCTCCTCCGATCACCGGAGCGTTCATTGATTTCTTTGGGTTCAGGGCAATTTTCCTCTACGGTTCAGTCTCCATGCTGATTGCTTTCTTCTTGATGGGAAAGGTAACGCGTGGGGAACCGCAGGATGATGAAGGGCAGAACTAGAAAGCGATAATACCCAGGTGCTCCAGCAGAATCTTCAAACCGATGAGGATGAGCACCACACCGCCTGCAATACCTGCTTTGCTTTGCAGGCGGTTGCCGAACCTGTTTCCGATTGCCACCGCGAGCAAGGAGAGCAGAAAGGTGACGATCCCGATCAGCGTTACTGAGAAAAGGATATCGGTGTTGAGGAACGCCAGCGTTATCCCTACCGCCAGTGCATCGATGCTGGTGGCAATGGCGAGTAACAGCAGCTCCTTCATATCGAGTCGATCGACCGTTTGAACCGGGCAGGTAGGATCTTCAGTAAGGGAATCGTACAGCATTTTCGAGCCGATGATAGAAAGCAGGATGAAGGTTATCCAATGGTCGACACTGGTAATATAGTGTTCAAATTGGATGCCCAGCGTCCATCCCAAAAGAGGCATCACGGCTTGGAAGAAGCCAAAGAAGAGGGCGATAATTACGGCTTGTCCGTAGTTGATCCGCCTCATTCTTAGGCCTTTGCATAAGGATACAGCAAAGGCATCCATGGCAAGGCCGCAAGCGATCAACAGTAGTTCTAAGACTCCCAAACCTGATTTCCCCCGCAATTCATAGGGCTGAGTATAGGAGGTTTAGCGGACTAGGACAAGATTCAGGGAACAAAAGATAAAAAAGTCGTAGTGTTGGAAATACAACATACCCATCGAGAATAATGCCTTACAGTACGGGTGTTCCAAACAAGAAGGAGTAAGAAATCCATGTTCAAGAATTTCAAAGCGTCCGAAGTGCAAATGTTTGCCGATCTGGTCCACTATCAAGAAGGCCAGGTGGTCAGCAAGACGTTCGCACAGGACAAGCATCACAGCCTTACTTTGTTTGCCTTCGAGAAAGGGGAGGAGATCAGCACCCACGCAAGTGGCGGGGATGCGTTGGTCATCGCCTTGGATGGAGTAGGAGAAGTGACGATTGACGGCCGCAAGTTTAGCTTAGGTGCCGGAGAATCGATTCTCATGCCCAGCAATGTAGCACATTCCGTATATGCACCAGAGCGTTTCAAGATGTTTCTGGTAGTCAGTTTTTAAGAATAGTACGTAAGGAGAAAGAACGAATGGACAATAAGATGTTCTGTTTTCAGTGTCAGGAAGCTGCCCGCAATTTTGGGTGTACACAAGTCGGCGTCTGTGGCAAGCAGCCAGCCACTTCGAATTTGATGGACCTTATGCTCTGGGTTACCAAAGGCCTCAGTCAGGTTACCACTAGACTGCGCTCCGAAGGCAAGCCCGTGGACAAGGATGTCAATCACATCGTTACGTACAATCTCTTCCAGACAATAACCAATGCGAACTTTGATGATGATAAGGTAGTTGAACGCATTCTGCTTACCATTGCTGCAAAGGAGAAGTTGCTTGCTTCCCTTTCGGATACGAAGAACCTCAGCGAAGCTGCACGTTTCAACAACGTTGATACTACCACCTATGCAGAACTTGCCAAGACGGTCGGTGTTCTTGTCGAGACCAATGAGGATGTGCGCAGTCTCAAGGAACTGATCATGACCGGCTTGAAGGGTGTATGCGCTTATACCAAGCATGCCAACAACCTGATCAAGGAAAATGAAGAACTGGATGCATTCATCCAGAGCGCTCTCTCCGACCTTCTTGCAAAGAAGACCGTCGATGAATTGGTAGCCCTTACCCTGGAGACCGGTAAGTGGGGTGTTGCAGGCATGGCTCTGCTGGATGGTGCCAATACCGGTGCATACGGTAATCCTGAGATTACTAGAGTAAAACTCGGCGTCGGCAAGAACCCGGGCATCCTGATCAGCGGTCACGACCTTCGCGACCTGGAGATGTTGCTCGAGCAGACTCAAGGAAGCGGTGTTGATGTCTATACCCACTCTGAGATGCTTCCCGCCCACTACTATCCCGCATTCAAGAAGTACCCCAACTTCTATGGCAACTACGGCAACGCCTGGTGGATGCAGAAGAAGGAATTTGAATCGTTCAATGGTCCCATCCTGATGACCACCAACTGTATCGTTCCTCCGGCTGCATCGTACAAGGCACGCTTGTTCACCACCGGTGCAACGGGGTTCCCGGGCTGCAAGCATATCAGCGGCAGCATCGGTGAGTACAAGGATTTCAGTGAGATTATCGCCCTTGCAAAGACCTGTCCGCCCCCGACCCAAATCGAGGATGGTGAACTGGTGGGTGGTTTCGCCCACGAGCAGGTTTTCGCCCTTGCCGACAAGGTTGTCGACGCTGTGAAGAGCGGAGCCATTAAGAAGTTCGTGGTCATGGGTGGCTGTGACGGCCGATCCAAGAGCCGTGACTACTATACTGAGTTTGCGAAGGCCCTGCCCAAGGATACCGTGATTCTGACTGCAGGTTGTGCCAAGTACAAGTACATCAAGCTCAACCTCGGTGACATCGGTGGTATTCCCCGCGTGCTCGACGCCGGTCAGTGCAATGACTCGTATTCCTTGGCCCTCATCGCCTTGAAACTGAAGGAAGTTTTCGGCTTGGACGACATCAACGATCTGCCGATCGCCTACAATATTGCCTGGTATGAGCAGAAAGCTGTTATCGTCTTGCTTGCACTGCTGTACCTCGGAGTGAAGAATATTCATCTCGGACCCACATTGCCTGCATTCCTCTCACCGAATGTAGCAAACGTACTGGTTGAGAACTTCGGCATTGCCGGCATCTCTTCTGTTGAGGACGACCTGAAAGCCTTGATCGGCTAATCGTTTGGTCTAATTTGAGAAGGGAGCTCCCGTTGTGTGGGAGCTCCCTTTTTCGATACATACCTTGTGTATCTAGCTTTTGCTAGAAATACCACCGCAATGCGGCCCAGGCCAAGGAGTTGGGACCATAGGTCCCGAACGTTCCCTCCTTGTCACCCAAGAATACATCGAACCCTCCTTCCAGAAGTACCCCATTCCCAAAGTTGTACGAGACCGACGGACGCAGGAGGCCATTGAGCGGTTCGGTTTCAAGGTAGGCGAATAGTCGTACGGTCAACTGCTCATCGAAAAATGTGTCCTGCACCCTGAAGGTGAACGTATGAGCAAACTCCTTGACTGGTTTCATCTGGGAAACCAGCGTATCGGTATGGTCGTGGGTATATACCATCAGGTACTGGCTTGACCATTGGGCTCCCAACATATTCCAGTCAAGTCCGACCAAACCTTGTAGTTGGGAATGTCTCTCAATCGTAATGGGAGGGTTTTGGGATGTATCAAGACTGTTTATTGGTTTATCCAGTGCCAAGGCTCCCTCGCCTCGTAGCACTATGCTTGCTACGGTAGTATTGAAGCTGCCGCCTACAAAACCGTAACGCTCATAGCTTTGGGAAATCTCTCGAGTAGAAGGGGTGGGAGCTGTTACCGATTGCACCAACGGCTCATCAGTGAACACATACCCTGTATTGAGTTTCCAGTTGACAGCATTGCCGAAATGGCCGAAGGATAGGAATATCTCACTGTTTTCGAAGCTTGCAACCGGCATGGTGGGCTCGAAGATTGTTGTGGAGGTGATTGAAGGAGGGAAGGGAAAGGAAGGTGATTGCGCCCACATGGAGTCAGACGATGGAAGGGATGTCGGGATGAAGTGGGTAACCCAGATACCTTGCATCGTGTACGACCCGGCATAGTAGTCCACCTTGATGGCAGGCACAGCCTTACGAATTTCACTGAAGTCGGCAAGAATAAAGGACCGCATGTCCCTCGGGCTTACCACATCGGTGATAAACGCACCTTCAGCCTCTCCCCAGATTATTTTCTGCTTGCCAATTCGTACATCCGCTGAATCCAGATAGAAATCAAAATAGGCCTCCGACAAATCAAATTGCAGGGCTTTGTTGGGATTACTGTACAACACCGGGTGGAGCGTCAGCCGACCCAGATCAGAAGTGTGTTCATACACTATGTTCACCGTTTGTTCATGAACCGGCATATCCATGTTCTCCAAGCGCACTACAGCATAGTCACGAAGCATCCCGCTGAATGTACCGTCAGCAACGAGGGCAGAGAGGCTGGCCAGGATAAGCAACAGATAGGCGATGAGTATTTTTTGTTTGTTTCTCATGATTTACCCCCGTGGTCCCATTTTCATTTGTCGTTCAGTGAAAAAGTTGTCACCAAAGTCTTGATTGAATGCAACCTCCTTCATCTGGATGCGGGTTGAAGTCTGTTTTTTCCAATCTTTCATGGTCATATCGGTGATTACATAGATGCCGTCGACTTTCTCAAACGCTTCGATGCTCAGTGTCTTTCCTAACGTACCATCTTGGGTGTAGAACTCTTTTTTCAACCCAAACCATTCTCCTTCCACAACCCACGAGAGGGTACGAGGATAGTCTTCATCCCCTTTTGCAATGCTTTGAACTACTAGTGTGGATGTTCCCTGTATCAGTTCCGTTCTCAGTACTGTATGGGTATCGAGATCCGGGTGGCGGCTACCCATGTCATCATAGGTGAAGTCCGATCCCATGAACGAGTCATTCTTGCTGTCCGAAGCGATGCGCTTGACCCGTTTCAGTGCAGGCAGGTAGATATATTGTGCATCAGAGCGGCCATCCTCGTAGCTTAGACTCAAAAAACTGGTGTTGCGGACATCGCTAGGCGATAAAAAAAACATCAGCTTGCTCTCTACACCCTCGCTGTCCATCCTATATTGGACAATACTCCGTTCACGAACTGATCCCTTTGCATTGGTCAGCGTCATAACCAGATTTGCCCGCATGGTATCACCGCTGTCGCGGTAATACACTTCCTGCATAACCTGTTCACCCGTATAGCTTGTGGCGTACAGTCCCGATATCCCAAGTACCAGCGCGATGACCAGTACAATGCTTTGGTGCCGTTTTTGTTTTCTCATGTGATGCTCCTCTGTGAAATTTGATTGATGCGTTTCGGAAAGAGATGATTTGAACGATCGAGATAGTGAACCAGGACAACCAAGACGGTAAGCGTGCCTATGGCACTGGTTGCCATATTCAGGATGATTAAAGCTCCTACCTGCCTATTGGGAGGGAATACGCTGAACAGCAGGATGGCGAAGCCTCCCATGACGGCAATGGCATTAAAGATAATGGCTCGACCGGTATATACCAACGTCTCCATGGTTGCTTCCTCAAGGTTTTTCCCCGCAAGACGGGTATTTGTGTAGTGCTCAAGAAAGTGGATGGCGTAATCGACTCCGATACCGATGGCGATGCTGGTGATCAACGCGGTGGCGCTGCTCAGGGGAATATTGAGAATTCCCATGACAGCAAAGTTGACTACTGCCGTGATTGCAATGGGCACAGTACCGACAATGCCGACACGTACATTACGAAACAGCAGGGCCAAGAGGACAAAGATAATGCCGAATGAGATGATCAGACTGATGATTTGCCCTTCCAACAGCAGCTCACTGAAGACAAAGGTCTTGTACCCGGTTCCTGCATACCCAATGGTGATGTCAAGCGCTGTGAAGGCCGCTTGATAGGATTCGACGGTAGCAAGTACACCCTTGAGAACAGCGGAGCTGTCACTTTTTAGTTGCACCGTGATGTTTGCCTTGGAGTAGGTATAGTCTATGACTTGTTCGAGCGTTTGTGGGTCACCGGAGAATTCGTAGAGCAAGAGATATTGGCTGATAAGTTCTTGGGAGTCAGGAATGCTATACCCGTTTTCAGTGTCCTCCTCCATGACTTGATTCATTTGCTTTATAAACGTTGCCAAAGAAAGGGTATTGCCTACGATGGAGTCTGATTCCAGTTCGGCTTGCATCCTGTCCATGGTTTGCAACACGGTTGGGTCCTTGAAGATGTCCTCTCGTTCGGAGGAAAGTATGATATTCAAGGTGGAGGTGCCGCCAAACTTTGCATTCACATACTGGTCAGTCTCTACGATGGGACTGTCCTTTTCAAAATTTGCCAGAAAGCTTGTGTCGATCCAGACTTTGCTGGTTCCCCAGATGCCAACGACAAGAATGATTACAGACAGTACCACAATGAATTTCGGCCGTTGCATGATTACACCATTGAGTCTGGTCATCGCAGAAGGTTTTGTCAGGTTCTGTTGTTTCTGCTTGTACTTGGGTATGCCCAAAAGATGAATGGAAGCTGGAAACAGCAAGAGTGAGAGGACCATTTCACCCAGTACTCCGATGGCGGCAAAGAGTCCAAAATACCGTACGGGGAGAACTTGGCTGCTCATCAGGGCAACAAAGCCGATGGCGGTGGTGAGTGCAGTCATGAAAATGGGTCTGATCATCTGCCTTACTGCTTCTCTTGCAAGCTCATCCTTGCCGATATTTGGAAAGTCAGTGCTCAGGTGATGGATCGTGTTGTGCATGTGGATGCCATAGGCAACTCCAATTGCTATCAACATGACTGGAATCATGGTATCCACTGCGTAAATGGGTATGTGAAAGAGTGTCATGGTGCCAAATGCGAGCAATGTCCCAAAAAGGACAATGACCATGTTCAGTACCGTGTCCCTGATAGAGCGGAGCAAGAAATAGAGCAGAAGGATCATGGTAAGAATGACCAGGGGAAACATGATGGCCATGTCTTTCGGCCCTAGTTCTGCCAGGGAGCCCTCAATAATCGGTCTTCCTGCAATTCTCAAGGTCTGTGGGCCTTCCCACTGACCAATCCAAGTGAGCAAGTCTTTTTGCAAGGTTTTCGTGTCAGCGTCTTTGGTCAGCTCGGCAATAATGAGTGTAGCGGTACCATCCTTGCTCACATTGCGACCGTAGATCATGGGATTGGCTTCTACATCGGCCTCCAGCGTGCTGAGTGCTTTCTCACTCGTGCTTCCTGTAAAGAACGGTTCAACTTCCAGGAATCCGTCGGCACTCTGGATATTGTTGGCGGTAGTCAGAGAGATTACGTTTTCAAAAGCATCGAAGTCCTGTTGCAAGCCGTTTGTGATGGCCTCAATCTTCTCAATCGTGGCTGCGTTGTAAATTCCCCGTTTGTCTTCAAGCACGATGAGAATCGCATCTCCAATACCAAAAAGTTGCTCGGAGTCATCGCTT contains the following coding sequences:
- a CDS encoding KamA family radical SAM protein, whose amino-acid sequence is MLTQQQSTIITSKETLGQYLALAEDEWLFDADLTNTLPLKIPMYFLNLIDPNDPDDPIRRQVVPRWQEQRILDEEQLDPLCEVNYSVTERLIHRYQSRVAFLTTDVCPLYCRHCFRRRFTGTFQGPASKEQIEKAAEYVAVHPAVKEILFTGGDVFTLSTKALEAMIQTFRDKRPDLVIRLCSRMPASYPMRIDADLIAMLKQFNTAPFYLMTQFNHRRELTEQAIQAVRMFVDAGIPAMNQTVLLKGVNDDVCVLEELCNTLVFNRIKPYYLFQGDLVSGTAHFRVPLKEGLAIEAELRKRLSGLAMPLYAIDLPQGGGKVPLMQGYLSEQSGCGLWSFRTVEGEIRTYPDVREQSASGRPQ
- a CDS encoding MFS transporter; translated protein: MAKQQKKGLKGYYLTTFLIGLGFFTMGLMDPLYDTYVPIFLARFVESKALIGSIMTFDNMLAIFLIPVFSAISDRTHTRIGRRMPFIVICLPVTAVAFGLIPFSALTSLWLLILLVFVLNLFKQAVRGPVVALMPDMIPGNLRSEANGVINTMGGIATIVGTVGLARLMDIPINLPGYGPTKEILAFPISSVLVVFAVILLFFFVKEKKAIEHGASEKKEPILASLKVIFGEQDKSALFILFSLLFWFIGYQGILPFVGLYSKDILQTSSGTASLAAGMVGIAYAIFAIPSGIVAHRIGRKKTIRISLAVLVVLLAGIFFHDPLTSHLSAALRQYTFWALLFCFGIFWVSVVTNSFPMLWQMSTYQTVGIYTGLYYFFSQLASIISPPITGAFIDFFGFRAIFLYGSVSMLIAFFLMGKVTRGEPQDDEGQN
- a CDS encoding manganese efflux pump MntP family protein yields the protein MGVLELLLIACGLAMDAFAVSLCKGLRMRRINYGQAVIIALFFGFFQAVMPLLGWTLGIQFEHYITSVDHWITFILLSIIGSKMLYDSLTEDPTCPVQTVDRLDMKELLLLAIATSIDALAVGITLAFLNTDILFSVTLIGIVTFLLSLLAVAIGNRFGNRLQSKAGIAGGVVLILIGLKILLEHLGIIAF
- a CDS encoding cupin domain-containing protein produces the protein MFKNFKASEVQMFADLVHYQEGQVVSKTFAQDKHHSLTLFAFEKGEEISTHASGGDALVIALDGVGEVTIDGRKFSLGAGESILMPSNVAHSVYAPERFKMFLVVSF
- the hcp gene encoding hydroxylamine reductase; protein product: MDNKMFCFQCQEAARNFGCTQVGVCGKQPATSNLMDLMLWVTKGLSQVTTRLRSEGKPVDKDVNHIVTYNLFQTITNANFDDDKVVERILLTIAAKEKLLASLSDTKNLSEAARFNNVDTTTYAELAKTVGVLVETNEDVRSLKELIMTGLKGVCAYTKHANNLIKENEELDAFIQSALSDLLAKKTVDELVALTLETGKWGVAGMALLDGANTGAYGNPEITRVKLGVGKNPGILISGHDLRDLEMLLEQTQGSGVDVYTHSEMLPAHYYPAFKKYPNFYGNYGNAWWMQKKEFESFNGPILMTTNCIVPPAASYKARLFTTGATGFPGCKHISGSIGEYKDFSEIIALAKTCPPPTQIEDGELVGGFAHEQVFALADKVVDAVKSGAIKKFVVMGGCDGRSKSRDYYTEFAKALPKDTVILTAGCAKYKYIKLNLGDIGGIPRVLDAGQCNDSYSLALIALKLKEVFGLDDINDLPIAYNIAWYEQKAVIVLLALLYLGVKNIHLGPTLPAFLSPNVANVLVENFGIAGISSVEDDLKALIG
- a CDS encoding DUF1302 family protein, translated to MRNKQKILIAYLLLILASLSALVADGTFSGMLRDYAVVRLENMDMPVHEQTVNIVYEHTSDLGRLTLHPVLYSNPNKALQFDLSEAYFDFYLDSADVRIGKQKIIWGEAEGAFITDVVSPRDMRSFILADFSEIRKAVPAIKVDYYAGSYTMQGIWVTHFIPTSLPSSDSMWAQSPSFPFPPSITSTTIFEPTMPVASFENSEIFLSFGHFGNAVNWKLNTGYVFTDEPLVQSVTAPTPSTREISQSYERYGFVGGSFNTTVASIVLRGEGALALDKPINSLDTSQNPPITIERHSQLQGLVGLDWNMLGAQWSSQYLMVYTHDHTDTLVSQMKPVKEFAHTFTFRVQDTFFDEQLTVRLFAYLETEPLNGLLRPSVSYNFGNGVLLEGGFDVFLGDKEGTFGTYGPNSLAWAALRWYF
- a CDS encoding outer membrane lipoprotein-sorting protein translates to MRKQKRHQSIVLVIALVLGISGLYATSYTGEQVMQEVYYRDSGDTMRANLVMTLTNAKGSVRERSIVQYRMDSEGVESKLMFFLSPSDVRNTSFLSLSYEDGRSDAQYIYLPALKRVKRIASDSKNDSFMGSDFTYDDMGSRHPDLDTHTVLRTELIQGTSTLVVQSIAKGDEDYPRTLSWVVEGEWFGLKKEFYTQDGTLGKTLSIEAFEKVDGIYVITDMTMKDWKKQTSTRIQMKEVAFNQDFGDNFFTERQMKMGPRG
- a CDS encoding efflux RND transporter permease subunit, coding for MKFILALAKRPYALLLGLLMLSILFAVSIFNSASLETDLTEYMPKTHPAFVASDDSEQLFGIGDAILIVLEDKRGIYNAATIEKIEAITNGLQQDFDAFENVISLTTANNIQSADGFLEVEPFFTGSTSEKALSTLEADVEANPMIYGRNVSKDGTATLIIAELTKDADTKTLQKDLLTWIGQWEGPQTLRIAGRPIIEGSLAELGPKDMAIMFPLVILTMILLLYFLLRSIRDTVLNMVIVLFGTLLAFGTMTLFHIPIYAVDTMIPVMLIAIGVAYGIHMHNTIHHLSTDFPNIGKDELAREAVRQMIRPIFMTALTTAIGFVALMSSQVLPVRYFGLFAAIGVLGEMVLSLLLFPASIHLLGIPKYKQKQQNLTKPSAMTRLNGVIMQRPKFIVVLSVIILVVGIWGTSKVWIDTSFLANFEKDSPIVETDQYVNAKFGGTSTLNIILSSEREDIFKDPTVLQTMDRMQAELESDSIVGNTLSLATFIKQMNQVMEEDTENGYSIPDSQELISQYLLLYEFSGDPQTLEQVIDYTYSKANITVQLKSDSSAVLKGVLATVESYQAAFTALDITIGYAGTGYKTFVFSELLLEGQIISLIISFGIIFVLLALLFRNVRVGIVGTVPIAITAVVNFAVMGILNIPLSSATALITSIAIGIGVDYAIHFLEHYTNTRLAGKNLEEATMETLVYTGRAIIFNAIAVMGGFAILLFSVFPPNRQVGALIILNMATSAIGTLTVLVVLVHYLDRSNHLFPKRINQISQRSIT